The Anaeromusa acidaminophila DSM 3853 genome includes a region encoding these proteins:
- a CDS encoding amidoligase family protein yields the protein MKTQKFGIEIEMTGITREQAAKVIAAYFQTGETNYVGGTYRTYEAKDCKGRAWKAMYDSSIVAEKKVGGSITSAGDEYKTEVVSPILTYDDIADLQELVRQLRHKGAIVNASCGIHVHVGAERFTPQTLRNIVNIIASKEDILYKALQIDPRRLRYCKKTNEELLETINRRKPQTMAQLADIWYAEDPYGRDRHYNNTRYHGLNLHATFTKGTVEFRLFNSTTHAGEIRAYIQFCLAVCHQALTQKKASARRTVTDNEKYAFRCWMLRLGLIGSEFKTCRLHFLKHLEGNSAWRQVA from the coding sequence ATGAAAACGCAGAAATTCGGGATTGAAATCGAAATGACAGGCATCACGAGAGAGCAAGCGGCCAAGGTTATAGCAGCCTACTTCCAAACAGGCGAAACCAATTACGTTGGCGGCACCTACCGCACCTACGAAGCCAAAGACTGCAAGGGCAGAGCATGGAAAGCCATGTACGACTCAAGCATTGTTGCCGAGAAGAAGGTCGGCGGTTCAATAACCTCCGCAGGAGATGAATACAAGACCGAGGTGGTCAGCCCCATCTTGACTTACGATGACATTGCGGATTTGCAGGAACTGGTCAGGCAGCTTCGGCACAAGGGCGCGATTGTGAACGCCTCCTGCGGAATACACGTTCATGTCGGGGCAGAGAGATTCACACCGCAGACCCTCCGCAATATCGTCAACATCATCGCAAGCAAGGAGGACATTCTTTACAAAGCCCTTCAGATAGACCCAAGACGCCTTCGTTACTGCAAAAAGACCAACGAGGAACTGCTTGAAACCATCAACCGCAGGAAGCCCCAGACAATGGCGCAGCTTGCGGACATCTGGTACGCAGAAGACCCTTATGGCAGAGACCGCCATTACAACAACACCCGCTATCACGGCTTGAACCTCCATGCCACCTTTACCAAAGGCACGGTCGAGTTCAGACTTTTCAACTCCACCACCCACGCAGGAGAGATTAGAGCCTACATACAGTTCTGCCTGGCAGTTTGCCACCAAGCCTTGACACAGAAGAAGGCTTCCGCAAGAAGAACGGTCACCGATAACGAAAAGTACGCCTTCAGATGCTGGATGCTCCGTTTGGGACTTATCGGGAGCGAGTTCAAGACTTGCAGACTGCACTTCCTCAAGCACCTTGAAGGCAACTCGGCTTGGAGACAGGTTGCTTGA
- a CDS encoding site-specific DNA-methyltransferase — MSEMTWQLLPIEVLCPAAYNPRKKLKAGDKEYAKIKNSILEFGYVEPIIVNYDMTVIGGHQRLTVLKDLGYEKVQCVVVDIKDENKVKALNIALNKITGVWNEELLADLIVDLQTANFNTDFTGFEAPEIEQLFSKVHNKEIKEDDFDVDVALKKPIISQKGDIWLLGKHRLICGDAILPETYTALMNGSKANLVVTDPPYNVNVEETAGKIKNDNMPDADFYKFLFAAFVNMEQNMENDASIYVFHADTQGLNFRKSFTDAGFYLSGCCIWKKNALVLGRSPYQWQHEPCLFGWKRGGKHQWYTDRKQTTIWEYDRPKASKEHPTMKPVALMAYPIQNSCMSNCIVLDPFLGSGSTMIACEQTGRICYGIELDEKFADVIVNRFVEQTGNSESVFLLRDGSQIPYDKVPRPAADTTENIEI; from the coding sequence ATGAGTGAAATGACATGGCAATTGTTGCCGATAGAAGTTCTTTGCCCTGCGGCATATAATCCGCGCAAAAAGTTGAAAGCAGGAGATAAGGAATATGCGAAGATTAAAAATTCTATTTTGGAATTTGGCTATGTAGAGCCTATTATTGTGAATTATGATATGACGGTTATCGGTGGTCACCAACGCCTGACCGTACTGAAAGACCTTGGATACGAAAAAGTGCAGTGTGTGGTAGTCGATATTAAAGACGAGAATAAAGTCAAGGCGCTCAATATTGCGCTTAATAAAATTACAGGTGTTTGGAATGAAGAGCTTCTTGCTGACTTGATTGTGGATTTGCAGACTGCTAATTTTAATACGGACTTCACAGGATTTGAAGCGCCGGAAATTGAGCAACTTTTTTCAAAGGTCCACAACAAGGAAATCAAGGAAGACGATTTCGATGTGGACGTAGCTTTAAAGAAGCCGATTATTTCTCAAAAAGGCGACATATGGCTACTCGGCAAACATCGACTTATTTGCGGTGATGCTATTTTACCAGAGACGTATACAGCGCTTATGAATGGTAGTAAAGCTAATTTAGTCGTAACCGACCCACCATACAATGTTAACGTCGAGGAAACCGCCGGAAAAATTAAAAACGACAATATGCCGGATGCAGATTTTTATAAATTCTTATTTGCAGCATTCGTCAATATGGAGCAGAACATGGAGAACGACGCATCCATCTATGTGTTCCACGCAGATACCCAGGGGCTTAATTTCCGCAAATCATTTACCGATGCCGGTTTCTATCTTTCCGGCTGCTGCATTTGGAAGAAAAACGCACTGGTTCTTGGTCGGTCCCCGTACCAGTGGCAGCATGAGCCCTGTTTGTTTGGATGGAAGAGAGGCGGCAAGCACCAGTGGTACACCGACCGAAAGCAGACCACCATTTGGGAATATGACAGACCGAAGGCCTCAAAAGAGCATCCAACGATGAAGCCCGTGGCTTTGATGGCTTATCCCATTCAAAACTCCTGCATGAGCAATTGTATCGTGCTTGACCCCTTCCTTGGCAGCGGCTCCACGATGATCGCCTGTGAGCAGACGGGGCGTATCTGCTACGGCATTGAGTTGGATGAGAAGTTTGCTGATGTTATTGTTAACCGCTTTGTGGAACAGACCGGAAACAGTGAAAGTGTTTTTTTACTGCGTGATGGATCTCAAATCCCTTATGATAAGGTTCCACGCCCGGCAGCGGACACAACAGAAAATATAGAAATATGA